One window of the Tamandua tetradactyla isolate mTamTet1 chromosome Y, mTamTet1.pri, whole genome shotgun sequence genome contains the following:
- the LOC143672590 gene encoding testis-specific Y-encoded protein 3-like, with product MIQERDHMASEERSGFPDNHLKPAGGLLVGESVGPRGEQSPESSSAGAEAQAAAVREVTEGPSEETAILWVGMGPEIEKLEVRVEIEIRGETGLVNEDGMETVAVVTEEDVKEPQERQKEKEQVQSDLGPSRTRPFLEALEALRLEMEPVNARARRAFSRLRRNMWQRRKSHLESRSAIIQGFPGFWVKAILNHPQMSAVITEQDEDMLNYMTNLEVEEINQPKNFCKITFFFRSNPYFQNEVIIKEYDVDITGFRASHSTPIRWFQNFECQAYSRRHQNTSPNFFNWFSDHNFTGSNRFAEIISEDLWLNPMQYYPREEETRSGNGDNRAPSAFDVEMIEYHSLPKITQDLKCYFKNGK from the exons ATGATCCAGGAAAGGGATCATATGGCGAGTGAGGAGAGGTCAGGGTTCCCAGACAACCACTTGAAGCCGGCAGGTGGCCTTCTGGTAGGAGAGTCTGTGGGGCCTCGGGGGGAGCAGTCCCCAGAGAGCAGCAGCGCAGGGGCAGAGGCGCAGGCCGCAGCCGTGCGGGAGGTGACGGAAGGGCCCAGCGAGGAGACTGCGATCCTTTGGGTGGGGATGGGGCCGGAGATTGAGAAGCTGGAAGTAAGAGTTGAGATAGAGATCCGGGGCGAGACTGGGCTGGTGAACGAGGACGGAATGGAGACCGTGGCGGTAGTAACGGAAGAGGACGTGAAGGAACCTCAGGAGAGGCAGAAGGAGAAGGAGCAGGTGCAGTCAGACCTTGGTCCTTCGAGGACCCGGCCCTTCCTGGAGGCCCTTGAGGCTCTTCGGTTAGAAATGGAGCCGGTGAATGCCCGAGCACGCAGGGCCTTCTCTAGACTAAGGCGTAACATGTGGCAGAGGCGCAAGTCCCACCTGGAAAGCAGAAGTGCCATCATTCAGGGTTTTCCAGGTTTCTGGGTCAAAGCT ATTCTGAACCATCCCCAGATGTCAGCTGTGATCACTGAGCAAGATGAAGACATGCTTAACTACATGACCAATTTGGAG GTGGAAGAGATCAACCAACCCAAAAACTTTTGCAAGATCACATTTTTCTTTAGGAGCAACCCATACTTCCAAAATGAAGTAATCATTAAGGAGTATGACGTTGACATTACTG gATTTAGGGCTTCTCATTCAACTCCAATTCGCTGGTTCCAGAATTTTGAATGTCAGGCCTACAGTCGCAGGCACCAGAACACCAGCCCTAACTTCTTCAACTGGTTCTCTGACCACAACTTCACAGGATCTAATAGATTTGCTGAG ATCATCAGTGAGGACCTTTGGCTCAATCCCATGCAATACTACCCGAGGGAAGAAGAGACCAGGAGTGGGAATGGAGATAACAG GGCTCCTTCAGCTTTTGATGTGGAAATGATAGAATATCATAGTTTACCAAAAATAACACAAGACCTAAAATGCTACTTCAAAAACGGGAAATGA